The Helicobacter mustelae genome has a segment encoding these proteins:
- a CDS encoding NAD(+)/NADH kinase: MQKSIRIIGVVLRPNTPHIIDLFSQIQKAFEKEGIKVLLERTEISKNVASLPFSEMVKQVDAMSSLGGDGTLISLMRRLYGCNLPAFGINIGNLGFLTATNPDSISSFAKILKNGDYKINAHMLLEAQIGTHHSIAVNEFLISKNNFLGGCLRIHAFIDEQQFNTYRADSLIIATPTGSTAYNISSGGSIAYPLCKNILLTPVAAHTLTQRPMVLHDSCNLNFRIDPQGSLITDGQEKIPLTKEDTLSIHAAKHPGYLIQAHDYNYFQILKEKFQWGQ; the protein is encoded by the coding sequence ATGCAAAAAAGTATTCGCATAATTGGCGTGGTTTTACGGCCCAATACCCCCCATATCATCGATTTGTTTTCCCAAATCCAAAAAGCCTTTGAAAAAGAGGGGATAAAGGTACTGCTAGAGCGTACAGAGATTAGCAAAAATGTCGCTTCGCTGCCATTTTCTGAGATGGTGAAGCAAGTGGATGCAATGTCTTCTCTTGGCGGGGATGGGACACTCATCTCGCTAATGCGCAGGCTCTATGGCTGCAACCTCCCTGCCTTTGGCATCAATATCGGGAATCTTGGCTTTTTGACAGCGACCAATCCTGATAGCATCTCTTCCTTTGCCAAAATCTTGAAGAATGGGGATTATAAAATCAATGCCCATATGCTGCTAGAGGCACAAATTGGCACACATCACAGCATTGCTGTGAATGAATTTTTGATTTCCAAAAATAATTTTCTTGGGGGGTGCTTAAGAATCCATGCCTTCATTGATGAACAGCAATTCAATACCTATCGCGCAGATTCCCTAATCATCGCCACTCCCACAGGATCCACTGCCTATAATATCAGCTCTGGAGGGTCAATTGCTTATCCTTTGTGCAAAAACATCCTCCTCACTCCCGTCGCAGCCCACACACTCACCCAGCGCCCCATGGTATTGCATGATAGCTGCAATCTCAATTTTAGGATCGATCCACAGGGCTCACTCATCACTGATGGCCAAGAAAAAATCCCCCTTACCAAAGAAGACACTCTCTCCATCCACGCTGCAAAGCATCCAGGCTATCTCATCCAGGCTCATGACTACAATTATTTCCAAATCCTCAAAGAAAAATTCCAATGGGGGCAATAA
- a CDS encoding DNA repair protein RecN translates to MIEYIKIKENIVFENVELELFAGLNVFSGASGSGKSVFMESLLGVFGLRESNAKSIQTLISGIPWEGEEELVLHIQKNPKTRYNLNGNIIAKKTLQNILAPAIKHISLKNAAELRAQNLLKTLDCLIIHHQKGYKELLDCLKKSFCAYKNCQSEYQDLLKKEQNLQELRELASFEIQKISSINPKIGEYEKLMELKKSLSKKEKLQDKIAYALQAFDHLDCIHDALQACEIELPHFSDSLLEAKEILQEQNNKLQDLEGIEPEELLERISNLASLNQRYGSIEGALAHLKTQKEKLKDYENLSFHKEELEKQCQELEKQCQQTAKEITKWRGQFLELFKKELEKNCQTLKLQHLAVSLIPCAITENGTEELEIKLKESPVQNLSMGEYNRLRLALICLDCAYNQNTGILVLDEIDANLSGEESEGVAKILKILSQSYQVFAISHQPHLPALANHHYLVYKTPKGSQIKELNLKERIQEVARMISGTNITKEALDFAKKHLGG, encoded by the coding sequence ATGATTGAATACATCAAAATCAAAGAAAATATAGTGTTTGAAAACGTGGAGCTAGAGCTCTTTGCAGGGCTCAATGTCTTTAGCGGAGCTAGCGGGAGTGGAAAGTCGGTTTTTATGGAGTCACTGCTGGGGGTTTTTGGACTTAGGGAGAGCAATGCCAAAAGCATCCAAACCCTCATCTCTGGGATTCCTTGGGAGGGTGAGGAAGAGCTGGTTTTGCACATCCAAAAAAACCCAAAAACCAGATACAACCTCAATGGCAACATCATCGCAAAAAAAACCCTACAAAACATCCTAGCTCCAGCAATCAAACATATTTCGCTCAAAAATGCCGCAGAATTGCGAGCGCAAAATCTACTAAAAACACTAGATTGCCTCATCATCCATCACCAAAAAGGCTACAAAGAATTGCTAGATTGCCTAAAGAAAAGCTTTTGTGCGTATAAAAATTGTCAGAGTGAGTATCAAGATTTGCTAAAAAAAGAGCAAAATCTGCAGGAATTAAGGGAATTAGCATCCTTTGAGATCCAAAAAATCTCATCCATCAACCCTAAAATTGGAGAATACGAAAAACTCATGGAGCTAAAGAAATCCCTCTCCAAAAAAGAAAAACTCCAAGATAAGATCGCCTATGCACTGCAGGCTTTTGATCATCTAGATTGCATCCATGATGCGCTGCAGGCCTGTGAGATAGAACTTCCTCATTTTAGTGATTCCCTGCTTGAGGCAAAAGAAATTCTGCAAGAGCAAAATAACAAACTCCAAGATCTTGAAGGCATAGAGCCCGAAGAGCTTTTAGAGCGTATCTCAAATCTCGCCTCTCTCAATCAGCGCTATGGAAGCATAGAGGGTGCACTTGCACATCTAAAAACTCAAAAAGAAAAACTCAAAGATTATGAAAATCTAAGCTTCCACAAAGAAGAGCTAGAAAAACAATGCCAAGAGCTAGAAAAACAATGCCAGCAAACTGCCAAAGAAATCACAAAATGGCGGGGGCAGTTTCTAGAGCTTTTCAAAAAAGAGCTTGAAAAAAACTGCCAAACCCTAAAGCTCCAACACCTAGCAGTCTCCCTCATCCCCTGTGCCATAACAGAAAATGGGACTGAAGAGCTAGAAATCAAGCTCAAAGAGAGTCCTGTGCAGAATCTAAGCATGGGAGAGTACAACCGCCTGCGCCTAGCCCTAATCTGCCTAGATTGTGCCTATAATCAAAATACTGGGATCTTGGTGCTTGATGAGATCGATGCCAATCTTAGCGGAGAAGAGAGCGAGGGCGTGGCAAAAATCCTAAAAATTCTTTCCCAAAGCTATCAGGTCTTTGCAATCTCCCATCAGCCGCATTTGCCCGCCCTTGCCAATCATCACTATCTGGTGTACAAAACACCAAAAGGAAGTCAAATCAAAGAGTTAAATCTAAAAGAAAGAATCCAAGAGGTGGCTAGGATGATTAGCGGGACAAATATCACAAAAGAGGCACTAGATTTTGCTAAAAAGCACCTGGGGGGCTAG
- a CDS encoding NFACT family protein — protein sequence MQLSWLKNIARLFKEYQEITHIRRIEDNFFYIKLDGEGFYFDLSKQKNQIFLAPEILSKKVYQAPFDILLQKLCTHAKLKDCSIDGNNRILIFSCVQNNAYKSFAFFLHFEFTGKHTNAIITDQNHKILEALRHINPSKSSREIKVGQILEPLFQREGHFPDLPYDKDSLFEQLRQNYAQMLEKQLTSKKQTLLGQLTKKSTKLKDLLSTLPEKSTLLETAKKLSDEATLLLANLHKIPPYATEITLQDFCQNPITITIEKPYASPQDLVNARFSQSKKITQKAKGIAIQRQNLEDKIRFLEREIDFITHTNALENLLILKPQKQNKKKEHKFESFFIQNFKISLGKNQAENQELLETARANDIWLHIRDIPSSHMIIHCGKTKVPPHVIKKAGEILVGLDCVGKGNFEVDYTLRKFVKIKERANVVYAKHQTLSYKK from the coding sequence ATGCAGCTCTCTTGGCTCAAAAATATCGCAAGGCTTTTCAAAGAATATCAAGAAATCACACATATTAGGCGCATTGAAGATAATTTTTTTTATATAAAACTTGATGGAGAGGGTTTTTATTTTGATCTTAGCAAGCAGAAAAATCAGATTTTTCTAGCGCCTGAAATCTTGAGCAAAAAAGTCTATCAGGCCCCTTTTGACATCCTGCTCCAAAAGCTTTGCACGCATGCAAAGCTAAAGGATTGCTCTATTGATGGGAATAATCGAATCTTGATTTTTTCCTGTGTGCAAAATAATGCTTACAAGAGCTTTGCTTTTTTTCTGCATTTTGAATTCACTGGCAAGCACACCAATGCCATCATCACAGACCAAAATCACAAAATCCTAGAGGCATTGCGCCACATCAACCCCTCCAAAAGCTCACGCGAAATCAAAGTGGGACAAATCCTAGAACCCCTCTTCCAAAGAGAGGGACATTTCCCAGATCTCCCCTATGATAAGGACTCTCTTTTTGAGCAATTGAGGCAAAATTACGCACAGATGCTAGAAAAACAACTAACAAGCAAAAAACAGACACTCTTAGGGCAACTCACCAAAAAAAGCACCAAGCTAAAAGATTTGCTAAGCACACTCCCAGAAAAATCTACACTTTTAGAAACCGCAAAAAAACTTAGCGATGAGGCTACGCTGCTGCTTGCAAATCTCCACAAAATCCCCCCCTATGCCACAGAAATAACCCTGCAAGATTTCTGCCAAAATCCCATCACCATCACCATAGAAAAACCCTATGCCTCACCTCAAGACCTGGTGAATGCAAGATTTTCCCAGAGCAAAAAAATCACACAAAAAGCAAAAGGAATTGCCATCCAGCGCCAAAATCTTGAGGATAAGATAAGGTTTTTGGAGCGTGAGATTGATTTCATCACACACACCAATGCACTAGAAAATCTCCTCATCCTCAAACCACAAAAGCAAAACAAAAAGAAAGAACACAAGTTTGAGAGTTTTTTCATCCAGAATTTCAAGATTTCTTTGGGGAAGAATCAAGCAGAAAATCAAGAACTCCTAGAAACTGCCAGGGCAAATGACATTTGGCTACATATCAGAGACATCCCATCCTCACATATGATCATCCACTGTGGCAAAACAAAAGTGCCCCCACATGTCATCAAAAAAGCCGGAGAAATCCTTGTGGGGCTTGATTGTGTTGGAAAAGGGAATTTTGAAGTCGATTATACCTTGAGGAAATTTGTAAAAATCAAAGAAAGGGCCAATGTGGTGTATGCAAAACACCAAACCCTGAGTTACAAAAAATAA